One genomic window of Medicago truncatula cultivar Jemalong A17 chromosome 1, MtrunA17r5.0-ANR, whole genome shotgun sequence includes the following:
- the LOC25484823 gene encoding agamous-like MADS-box protein AGL80 has product MARRKVKLALIPDDSARKASYNKRKKGLLKKVSELTILCDVPACAIISSPFDSRTEVWPHPEGANKIIERFQNLSVKDETRNVSHERFIMQTIAKARDKLRKLKYENHEQEWDLFMLMKLQANNNILDGLTTEEVKDLGKRAEKKLKEVDEKIDTLD; this is encoded by the coding sequence ATGGCAAGAAGAAAGGTGAAGCTGGCCTTAATTCCCGATGACTCGGCAAGGAAGGCGAGCtacaacaaaagaaagaagGGTCTCTTAAAGAAGGTAAGTGAACTCACCATTCTTTGTGATGTTCCAGCTTGTGCTATAATTTCCAGTCCTTTTGATTCTCGGACAGAGGTCTGGCCGCATCCAGAAGGAGCCAATAAGATAATTGAGAGGTTTCAAAATTTATCTGTGAAAGATGAAACTAGAAATGTGAGCCATGAAAGGTTTATCATGCAGACGATTGCCAAAGCCAGGGACAAACTAAGAAAGTTGAAATATGAGAATCATGAGCAAGAGTGGGATCTTTTTATGCTCATGAAATTGCAAGCCAACAACAATATTCTTGATGGACTGACTACTGAAGAAGTGAAGGATCTTGGAAAGCGTGCTGAGAAGAAGTTGAAGGAGGTTGATGAGAAGATTGATACACTTGAttga